CTCCCGTACGCAACGTACGCCGCGGCGGGTGCGAGCGCACGGGGCGCGCCCTCCCGCGGCCCGTACGCATCGCCCGCGGCGGACGAGCTACTTCTGCACCACCAGCGCCGTGACCATGCCGAACATGCCGTGCTCGGACTCGGCGTGCGGCAGGATGTGGCAGTGGAAGGCCCAGGTGCCGGGGTTGTTGCAGCTCACGATCACGTCCCAGCGCTCGCCCGGCGCCACGTTCAGCGTGTCGCACCGGAACGGCTGTGGCAGCGGCCAGCCGTCCTTGTCGATCACCGTCATGTGCATGCCGTGCAGGTGCATGGGGTGGATCATCATTCCCTCGTTCATGAAGCGGATGCGCAGCTTCTGCCCCAGCTTCGCCACGATGGGCTCCGTCGCCGGGAAGCTCTTGCCGTTGAACGTGTAGCCGTGGAAGCCGTCGTTGATGATCAGCACGTGGTCCACGTCCACGTTCTCGATGGCGCGCTTCCGCTTGGGCTCGATGATGAAGGCGCCCAGCATGCCCTTCCCCACCTGCTCGGCCGCGTTGTGGTGCGAGTGGTACATGTGCGAGCCGGGGTTGGGCGCCGTGAACTCGTACGTGTACGTCTGCCCCGGCTTCACGGGCGGCTGGGTGATGAACGGCACGCCGTCCTGGTCGTTGGGCAGCTCCACGCCGTGGAAGTGCACCGCCGTGCTCTGGTCCAGCTCGTTCTTCAGGTTCAGCCGCACGCGGTCGCCCTCGCGCACGCGGATCTGCGGGCCCGGCACCTGGCCGTTGTACGCGAACGCCTCCACCATCCGGCCCGGCTCCACCTCCCACATGATCTTGCTGGCGGTGATGTCGTAGACCTTGACGCTACCCTACATGCGCGGCGGGAGCAGCACGTTCCCCTTGCCCGCCGTCTTGGCCGGGAACGACTTCATCCCCTTCTCGTGCATGGCGTCCATGGCGTCGGCCTTGGCGCGCGCGTCCTGCGGCGTGGCGGGGTGCGCCGCGTTGGTGCCGCCGCTCTGGTCACTGTCGTGGGCCATACCCGCCGCCGCGGCGTTGCCGGCCGTGGCGGTAGCCTCGTTGGTCGCGCCTTTCGCTCCGGCAGTGGCCGCGGAGCCGCCGGCGCCCTTCTCGCACGCCGCCAGCGCCGTCAGCCCGGCCGGCACCGCCAGCCCCAGCGCGGAGATTCGCAGGAAGTCGCGCCGGCTGCCGCGCTTCTCCAGGACCGCTGCGTTCGTATCGTGCTCGCTCATCGAAATCGGCTCCGCCGTTGCGGGTTTGGGGCCGGCCGCACGTCCCGCCGGCCGGGCGCGCCGGGTCGCTCCCCGCCGCTGACGTAAGATGCCACTCGTATCCCACGGATTCTGTCCGCCAACGACGGAGATCGAGTGGGGTGCGCTCGGGTAGCCGCACGGGGGATCCCCCCGACCTGCTCCCCCGTTCCGATGCGGAGAACTCCCCACATCACCGAATGTCCGCGCCCGGCACATCCGATTCGCCGCTGCCGGAGCCAGCGCATCTGCAATGATACGACATACGGGCAAAGAATGCTAGGACGGCATGCATTCCATCCATGTTGCTCAATAGATGCGCAGCCGATGTCGAATATTCCCAACGCTCTACGCGGATTCGACGATATGGCGACGGGAAGCAATGATGAGAACGGCACCATCATCGGGGTGGATGCGGTGCCGTACCGGCCGTGCAGAATCACTTGACGAACATCACGCATGTGGGGACGGCCATCGGATGCGGCCCTGAACCGCGTCGCGTATCTTCAGCGGAGCCGATGCGTTTCCCGATGCCCACGCATTCCTCTGCCGTCGTCGGGCTCTCGGGAGATACAGCGCGTTTCAACGCCACGTCAGCCGGTGTCC
This genomic interval from Longimicrobiaceae bacterium contains the following:
- a CDS encoding multicopper oxidase domain-containing protein, with the protein product MWEVEPGRMVEAFAYNGQVPGPQIRVREGDRVRLNLKNELDQSTAVHFHGVELPNDQDGVPFITQPPVKPGQTYTYEFTAPNPGSHMYHSHHNAAEQVGKGMLGAFIIEPKRKRAIENVDVDHVLIINDGFHGYTFNGKSFPATEPIVAKLGQKLRIRFMNEGMMIHPMHLHGMHMTVIDKDGWPLPQPFRCDTLNVAPGERWDVIVSCNNPGTWAFHCHILPHAESEHGMFGMVTALVVQK